The sequence atttccccgcctcccctcccctccccccacacacctccctccctccccctttcctctttccctcccaatgGCCTGTCCTCGCGCAGATAGGATAGGCATAACAATCAATCCTTATTCCCGATGCCTAATTTCATCCCGACTTGTTCTCGAGCCGCCCGTGCCATCGCCGACAGCCTCCTCGGCCGTAGATCTCAATTATCCGGCGCTTCTTAGCTGGGCCGccgacgaggggaagagaggccgGATTGAGGTAATTTTTAAGACgtcgagggaagggagggagggagggagggagatggggagggggatggggaggggaaggggaagggaggggagggagggagggatgggagagggatgggaggggaggggagggagggaaggagggaggtaaaggggagggaaggtgaggaaaaggtaaaggaagatgggaagggatggagggagagagggagggaacggggaAAGAAGGGTGCGAAGGATGTAAGatttaaggaaggaaggaggatacgacagggtggaggaaggaagagagggaagaaagaaggaggaggaggaagggggatgaccGGGtgcgagaaagaacgaaagaacgagatagatagataaggaaatagataaaaaggagatagataaggagagaacGAATGAGTGAAGAGGAAGACGAGTGAAAAttgggatggaaagggaggaagcaaAGGGAGTAGAAAGGTAGAAGAGAGACTAGAAttacgaagaagagaagagaaaggaagtcaCAAGATAACGAAAACTTCGAAAGCAGATAACCAAGTAACcctttcaataaaataaaataaaataaataaaataagataagcaAAAGGCGAAAaggagacaaaacaaaaagaataaataactctacgagaaaaaaaaggcacaatAAAGGACACATTATTAAGACTTGGGGTGTCCGAGTTAGTTCCTGGGCGCTTTCCCTCGTGTAATTTCCCGCGTGGAAAATAAACCTCACTTATTTGATTCTTACCTCCGGGcgatcgctttctctctctctcgctctctcgctctttctctcgctgctctctcgctctttctctcgctctttctcgctcgctctttctctcgctctctcgctcgctctttctctcgctctctctcctcctctctctctctctttctctgtctcttctcactcatcttctctctcatctctccttctcttctctctctctctctatctctctctctctcctctctctctctctctctcttctattctatctatctactatctgatctatctatctctatctatctatctatctatctatctatctatctatctatctatctatctatttctctctctctctctctctctctctctctctctctctctctctctctctctctctttccctctctctccacactagCACGATCCACCATCCTCGCAGCTAAGTGAATCATTGATCATCAGTCACAGAAACTATATAACGTGAGACAGGTTGCCGTCAACATTACAGGGAATCCATTACGTcaggagtataaaaaaaaaaaaaaaaaaaaaaaaaaaaacttttttctctctctctttctctctctctcgtacctgTCTGCTAATCGAATCAAGCTCAAGTTTACCATTTCCGATAACTTTTTTTTccgtggggaaggggagatgggagaggggggggggaagataagatataagaaagagagggaaaagaaagggagtttttgaaagaaaagggggggagagggggagagggaggttgagggggTTGGAAGAATggatagggagatagaggaaagagaagaagaaataggaagaagtgagagaaatagaaggatgagaagaagaaataggaaagaagtgagagaaatagaaggatgagaagaagaaataggaaagaagtgagagaaatagaaggaagagaagagaatgaaaatggaTACGAAATAGGAGGCGATAGATGAGATGGTGGCAAAGGAAAAGTGAATTacgtagaggaagaagagaaaatgaaaaggagggagagaaaaaaaggtagaagaagaaaaagaataataataagaaattaaaaagaattagaaaaagaaaaaaaagtagaaggagaagaaagaagatgaagaataaactaagaagaggaataagaaatacGAGTGAACGAAAGATGGAAATAGCAGCAGGGCTTGTCCGGGATTGGTCTTGTCAGATATGGAAGATCACCAGCATGAAATATTTACagctcccgtcctctctctcgctcgctcgctctcgctctctctcgctctctctctctctctctctctctctctctctctctctctctctctctctctctctctctctctctctctctctctctctctctctcgctcgctctcgctctctctcgctctctctctctcgctctctctctcccctctctctctctctctctctcgtctctctcctcgctctctctcactccttttctcctctcctcctctctctgctcttctctctctcgctctctctcctctctctctcctctcgctccccttctctgctctctctctcgctcgtctctctctctctctcgtctctctctctatctcatctctcctctctctctcctctctctctcctctcgctctctctcgcttttcttctctctctttctcgtctctctctctctcttctctctctctctctctctctctctctctctttcctctctcttctctctctctctctctctctctcctctctcttttctcccctctccctctctctctctctctctctctctctcttctctctctcctctctctctctctctcctctctctctctctctctctcttcctcttctcttctctctctctctctctctctcgtctcgtctctctcctctctcccctcttctctctctcgctcttctcctctcctctctctctctgctctctctctctctctcgtctctcgctcctctctctctctctctctctctcctcgctctctctctctctctctctctctctctctctctctctctctctctctctctctctctctctgttctctctctctctctctctctctctctgtttctttctctctctccgttctcacGCTCTCCCTTTCTtgataacaaacaaaagaaaagaataagacgtgtgtgtgtgtgtatgtgtgtgtgtgtgtgtgtgtgtgtgtgtgtgtgtatatatatatatatatatatatatatatatatatatatatatatatatatatatatttacctatttgtttattattgatataattatttatttgtatacgaAGCGTACACCCTGCTGATTACGTTGATTACCTGCGCGGATAAAATTCACGTAAAAAGTTTTGGATGTGGCCGCCCCGACTCGCtgactagggggggggggagacctagGGGACGAGATACCTTGGGGGGGAGATACCAAGGTGGGGGGTAGACACCTAGGGGGAGACGAGATccctagggggaggggaggggaagggggcgagacaCCTAGAGAGAGAAATCtggagtaaggggagagagggggtagggggagaaagggaggggggaggggggacgggggaaatCTGTATGCAAATACTTCGAGTGCGTCTTGCTGTGATCGGGGGCGCCGTGAAGGTAGTGGGTAAACACgaccgccaaaaaaaaaattatatatatatatactgcttctcgaaggaaaaatatataaaaaagcaacTCGAGAAATTTGTTTTGCGTTGTTTATTGTGAGAGAGTTAGAGGGATgtgttttctttcaaaatttgaGCCGTAATTTCAATCAGGAAAAAGATGTGTGCACACAAAATGGGCcacgtgtacgtatgtatgtatgtattcattgtgtgtgtgtgtgtgtgtggtgtgggtgtgggtgtgggtgtgtgtgtgcacgtatgtgcgTAATCCACACATGTGCGTGTATTTGCAACGGTTACGGTGAATCAAAGAAAACGCATCTATGGCACCCAGGATgtgttttcaatttttaatttcttttcgcaAACGGAGTCATTCCAAAATCTTCTCGGGATTGAAAATTGGCGGGGAAAAGGCGCCGGAAAGTAACAAATCAATAAGAGAGAAAACCTGCTTTGACAGCTTCTTTGCCAAACAGATTTTATTGTCGCGAGAAAAAGGCTTTCGTGTCAGTCTCGAAGGCACTaggtgggcgggcggggggggggggggtagttaggGTGCGATGGGTGGGGGTTAGTGGGTGgaatgtgttgggggggggggggggggtggattttgGACGAGGGGGAATAGGGTGGGttgaggtggggtggagggtgggcgGGGATAGGGGGGGGTCGGGGATGAAGAATTTTTAACTTTCTTTGCTGTGGGCCTACgttccccctacccttccaccctccctttccctcctctccccctcctacgcctcacccccttctcccttccttctcccctcttccctccccccctcccccctctccccctcccccctctcccccctcccccgtccgaCAGTAAAATTAATGGCAAGTATTACGACTGGTACGTGGCGCGCttgagaaaatgtatatatttttttccaaccaTCTACCAACtatttccctaccccccccccctcactctccttctccctctccctcaccctctccacttccccccccctattccgTCTCCCCTTAttccctatcctcttctctcccttttccttccttttcccttccccccccctctcccttctctttcgtccctttcctctcttcatcactccaatccctttttctcctcttttcctttcctcatctctcccttcttctcctcacctcaccctctctttctttctccctgtctctctcccttttctctttcttatttatcaCCTTTTACTttactctgtttttttccttttcttatgttgttgtttgtcatatttttttgtattattttatatccatatacatctCTTTCTGTtggctttcttatttttttccaaaatgttttcCAAAAATAGTGTAATTAGTAATATAATTACGTATTTGTGGAATTTGGAAGTAAATAAACACTCCTCCATAgttttcatcattagcatcatcagtattatcatcatcttaactaGGATGTTTACAGGCCGCGTCCCTGTTGTTCACTCTTCACCTCCCGTGTTTACATCCTTGTCACTTCTcacttctctcacttttttttcgtttttttttcactgcactTCCCTCGTTTCGATCTGTCTTGTtctctctgcttgtctatctgtctatcagactCAAACTCgtcctttctgtctttttatatgtctctgtttgtttctctctctatatctatttctctctctctctctctctctctctctctctctctctctctctctctctctctctctctctctctctctctctctctctctctctctctctctctctctctcatattcttatctgtttgtctacccgtttatctatttttgtctcctctctatcccctaaatccccccccctcccgcgacCCCCTCTTtctacaccccttccccctccgcccccccccttcggcGGCAGTAAGCGCATCATGATCTCCAGCATCGGCCTTCTCTCGATCTCAAAATCACCTCGTTCTGACCTCGTTAACTGACCTCgcatcacctcctccttccccccttgccTGCAGGTATGCACGCCCCAGATACTGACCTCGTTCGCCCCTCAGGTCTGTACCCTCCGCTCCCGGCCACGCCCTGCATCAAGGCCATCTCCCCCTCGGAGGGCTGGACCACCGGGGGcgccaccgtcatcatcatcggcGATAACTTCTTCGACGGTCTGCAGGTCGTCTTCGGGACCATGCTCGTCTGGAGCGAGGTAAGTGGAAAAGGTTTCGGATTCCTTCTCGGATTAATGTGTCTATTGTTTTTTTGAGAACATTTgttctgtgattttttaaaaggtttggaaGCTATTGGTGTGAATTTCGAAGCGATTCCAATATAAAGTCTCGTTGTTGATTTGTATTTTGTGAATCCGTTTACGTGAGCTGTCTTCCAATAAATTAGCTCTTTGGGATCGTAACTTCGAAGTGatttaaatacttatataaaacattataagaaaaaaaggaccaGAAATCTCACGCACCTCTTATCCCTTTCcagctggtgacgtcacacgccATCCGGGTCCAGACGCCGCCTCGCCACATCCCCGGCGTGGTCGAAGTCACGCTCTCCTACAAGTCAAAACAGTTCTGCAAGGGCGCACCCGGCAGATTCGTCTATGTCTGTGAGTATCTTTTAGTTATCGTAGATAGTtgattgttagcattattattattattattattattattattattattattattatcattattattgttgttatcattattgttattattatcatcatcattatttgctgaAAGGCGAGAAAAAAGTATATCGCCATTTCCAAGTGTTTACTTCAGGCCTTAACCTCCGCTCGTTCCCCGCAGCCCTGACGGAGCCCACCATCGACTACGGTTTCCAGCGGCTGCAGAAGCTGATCCCGCGGCACCCCGGCGACCCCGAGAAGCTCCCGAAGGAGATCATCCTGAAGCGCGCGGCGGACCTGGCGGAGGCGCTGTACTCCATGCCCAGGAACAATCAACTCGCTCTGCCGGCGCCGCGCTCGCCCGCCATGAACCAGACCTCCGCCATGACCGGGTTCAACACCTACACCGGCCAGCTCGCCGTCAGCGTCCAGGACACGGCCAACACGCAGTGGGGCGAAGGTAAGCCTGGACAGCCCGTCTGCAGTAATGAAGAATGGTGCCGATATCGTGGAGATATGTGATATTCTGAGATATTCTTAGCTTCCTGCACACCTCGTTTCTTCttactttccctcttctccctttgtaTTGTCATCGTGGTCCTCATTTTGCATGACTTGGGCATTCTctgatcctcctcttctcccctcctgttTCTGCCTATTAACCCCATCCCTCGTAGTACGTAGTGAGGCTCGTAGTGTACGTATAGCGTCGCTTTCCTTCGGATCCTGGTCTCGCCcctccgccgcctcgccggggATGGAGAATGGAATAACTTTTAGAGTGTAGTCGTGAGCCTTCTCAACCCTTGTACTGACGCCCTGGTTGTTCTCACTTGTAGGTTTTTTCTTCTAGACGACTACACCCGCGCTCAGGGCCCCGGAGTAAGCATATCTTCGCCTCGGGGGGGCTTCGGGTCCAACGCCtccactcctcactcctcctccaccggctcctcctcctccacgtacGGGGCCTCCCTCAACGCCGCCGGATACTCTTCGCCCTCGAACCTCGCCAACATGACCACGTCGCCCAGCCTCTTCAACAGCACCACAAGTAGGTCCTTCGCTCGCCTCCTTACGAtgcactttatcattatcactgagttttcttttttataattatttgtattgttattatcactattcatcTTGCTTTTCTACTTCTGCACCAGTTTTACGTAGCTGCATTCTCACTGTAATTTCCTTTTGCCTTGATAACTTTGCTTCGTGGATCATCTCTCGAGCTGTGGCGAGGGAACCCGCGATACGAGGGTCCGCTCACACCACGCTTTCTGCCTGgctattttcattacattttctgcttaaatattttctttctcactGTAAAGTACTGCCATAATTTTAGATTCTtagtgtcatttatttatttcacgtatgctcttgattttaaaaaagaaacacgattttaaaacagtttttttttttttaagtaataacaTTCTTAACTATAAATGACTTAGAGTCGTCACAAGAACGATGTACGAAGTAGCTTGTCATAAAAGAGAAAGGTGTCCTTGAAGGCCCTTGCCGGAAACTGTTGACGAAACGTGTCGTAGAGTTGCGTGGCCGCCCACTtacgctccctcctcctcctcctccttgatcGTGTAGCAGCGGGCGGCTATGGCGGCCACCACGGGTCCTggggcacctcctcctcctgcgcctcctcctccgccgccctcCTCTCCCAGTTCACGGCGGGGATGGGCGTGGCCGGAAATAATAAGCAGCGTAGTGCCTTCGCTCCAGTCATCCCCGGCCTCCCCGCCACGCCGCCCCTCACGCCCATCGCGCCCATGGGCAGCTCCTCTGTGGCGTCCTCCATGAACCCCAACGGCGCCGCAGTGGCCGTGGCGCCGTGGCAGCAGCTCTTGTCTTAGTGTTAGTTTCTTCACGGCTTCCTCGCTTGCATGGCGGCTCTCGCAGACTCTGCTTTTAGTTGCAAAGCCTCTTCGTCTAGAaggcctcttcctttttttttttttttttttctttttttgcttctttgtttattttacgaTTGACTGTAGAAGTGACGGAATGTTGACATGTTATAACGGTGAGATAGTCAAAGGACCGCCCCTCCCGCACTGCCtgaccccgccccctctctcccgcaGGAATGGGCG comes from Penaeus monodon isolate SGIC_2016 chromosome 2, NSTDA_Pmon_1, whole genome shotgun sequence and encodes:
- the LOC119583116 gene encoding transcription factor collier-like isoform X1, with the translated sequence MFGLGEGLPQPRGPVTTLKEEPLSSTRSWMQPTMVENTHSSVGLGRAHFEKQPPSNLRKSNFFHFVIALYDRAGQPIEIERTAFLGFIEKDQEPEGQKTSNGIHYRLQLLFANGIRQQQDIYMRLIDSVTKQAIVYEGQDKNPEMCRVLLTHEVMCSRCCDKKSCGNRNETPSDPVIIDRFFLKFFLKCNQNCLKNAGNPRDMRRFQVVISQQVDVAGPLLAVSDNMFVHNNSKHGRRAKRLDPTEGMFGMHAPDTDLVRPSGLYPPLPATPCIKAISPSEGWTTGGATVIIIGDNFFDGLQVVFGTMLVWSELVTSHAIRVQTPPRHIPGVVEVTLSYKSKQFCKGAPGRFVYVSLTEPTIDYGFQRLQKLIPRHPGDPEKLPKEIILKRAADLAEALYSMPRNNQLALPAPRSPAMNQTSAMTGFNTYTGQLAVSVQDTANTQWGEDDYTRAQGPGVSISSPRGGFGSNASTPHSSSTGSSSSTYGASLNAAGYSSPSNLANMTTSPSLFNSTTTAGGYGGHHGSWGTSSSCASSSAALLSQFTAGMGVAGNNKQRSAFAPVIPGLPATPPLTPIAPMGSSSVASSMNPNGAAVAVAPWQQLLS
- the LOC119583116 gene encoding transcription factor collier-like isoform X2, with amino-acid sequence MFGLGEGLPQPRGPVTTLKEEPLSSTRSWMQPTMVENTHSSVGLGRAHFEKQPPSNLRKSNFFHFVIALYDRAGQPIEIERTAFLGFIEKDQEPEGQKTSNGIHYRLQLLFANGVRQEQEIYVRIIDSVTKQAIVYEGQDKNPEMCRVLLTHEVMCSRCCDKKSCGNRNETPSDPVIIDRFFLKFFLKCNQNCLKNAGNPRDMRRFQVVISQQVDVAGPLLAVSDNMFVHNNSKHGRRAKRLDPTEGMFGMHAPDTDLVRPSGLYPPLPATPCIKAISPSEGWTTGGATVIIIGDNFFDGLQVVFGTMLVWSELVTSHAIRVQTPPRHIPGVVEVTLSYKSKQFCKGAPGRFVYVSLTEPTIDYGFQRLQKLIPRHPGDPEKLPKEIILKRAADLAEALYSMPRNNQLALPAPRSPAMNQTSAMTGFNTYTGQLAVSVQDTANTQWGEDDYTRAQGPGVSISSPRGGFGSNASTPHSSSTGSSSSTYGASLNAAGYSSPSNLANMTTSPSLFNSTTTAGGYGGHHGSWGTSSSCASSSAALLSQFTAGMGVAGNNKQRSAFAPVIPGLPATPPLTPIAPMGSSSVASSMNPNGAAVAVAPWQQLLS
- the LOC119583116 gene encoding transcription factor collier-like isoform X3 is translated as MFGLGEGLPQPRGPVTTLKEEPLSSTRSWMQPTMVENTHSSVGLGRAHFEKQPPSNLRKSNFFHFVIALYDRAGQPIEIERTAFLGFIEKDQEPEGQKTSNGIHYRLQLLFANGIRQQQDIYMRLIDSVTKQAIVYEGQDKNPEMCRVLLTHEVMCSRCCDKKSCGNRNETPSDPVIIDRFFLKFFLKCNQNCLKNAGNPRDMRRFQVVISQQVDVAGPLLAVSDNMFVHNNSKHGRRAKRLDPTEGMFGLYPPLPATPCIKAISPSEGWTTGGATVIIIGDNFFDGLQVVFGTMLVWSELVTSHAIRVQTPPRHIPGVVEVTLSYKSKQFCKGAPGRFVYVSLTEPTIDYGFQRLQKLIPRHPGDPEKLPKEIILKRAADLAEALYSMPRNNQLALPAPRSPAMNQTSAMTGFNTYTGQLAVSVQDTANTQWGEDDYTRAQGPGVSISSPRGGFGSNASTPHSSSTGSSSSTYGASLNAAGYSSPSNLANMTTSPSLFNSTTTAGGYGGHHGSWGTSSSCASSSAALLSQFTAGMGVAGNNKQRSAFAPVIPGLPATPPLTPIAPMGSSSVASSMNPNGAAVAVAPWQQLLS
- the LOC119583116 gene encoding transcription factor collier-like isoform X4, with amino-acid sequence MFGLGEGLPQPRGPVTTLKEEPLSSTRSWMQPTMVENTHSSVGLGRAHFEKQPPSNLRKSNFFHFVIALYDRAGQPIEIERTAFLGFIEKDQEPEGQKTSNGIHYRLQLLFANGVRQEQEIYVRIIDSVTKQAIVYEGQDKNPEMCRVLLTHEVMCSRCCDKKSCGNRNETPSDPVIIDRFFLKFFLKCNQNCLKNAGNPRDMRRFQVVISQQVDVAGPLLAVSDNMFVHNNSKHGRRAKRLDPTEGMFGLYPPLPATPCIKAISPSEGWTTGGATVIIIGDNFFDGLQVVFGTMLVWSELVTSHAIRVQTPPRHIPGVVEVTLSYKSKQFCKGAPGRFVYVSLTEPTIDYGFQRLQKLIPRHPGDPEKLPKEIILKRAADLAEALYSMPRNNQLALPAPRSPAMNQTSAMTGFNTYTGQLAVSVQDTANTQWGEDDYTRAQGPGVSISSPRGGFGSNASTPHSSSTGSSSSTYGASLNAAGYSSPSNLANMTTSPSLFNSTTTAGGYGGHHGSWGTSSSCASSSAALLSQFTAGMGVAGNNKQRSAFAPVIPGLPATPPLTPIAPMGSSSVASSMNPNGAAVAVAPWQQLLS